From Carassius auratus strain Wakin chromosome 1, ASM336829v1, whole genome shotgun sequence, the proteins below share one genomic window:
- the atp5md gene encoding ATP synthase F(0) complex subunit k, mitochondrial isoform X2, translated as MGGHDAGTHHQFTGIAKYFNSYTITGRRNCVLATYASIAAIILFFKLKPKKQKAVKSS; from the exons ATGGGAGGACACGACGCTGGAACTCACCACCAGTTCACTGGCATCGCCAAGTACTTCAACTCGTACACAATCACAGGCAGGAGGAAT TGTGTGTTAGCCACATACGCCAGTATTGCTGCCATTATCCTCTTCTTTAAACTGAAGCCCAAGAAGCAGAAGGCCGTGAAATCAAGTTAA
- the atp5md gene encoding ATP synthase F(0) complex subunit k, mitochondrial isoform X1 — MQFIRPSPLRRTFLKSFIFPASLLKGTSLLEIMGGHDAGTHHQFTGIAKYFNSYTITGRRNCVLATYASIAAIILFFKLKPKKQKAVKSS, encoded by the exons ATGCAGTTCATTCGGCCTTCACCATTAAGGCGGACTTTCCTTAAATCATTCATTTTTCCGGCCTCTCTATTGAAGGGCACCAGCTTGCTTG AAATCATGGGAGGACACGACGCTGGAACTCACCACCAGTTCACTGGCATCGCCAAGTACTTCAACTCGTACACAATCACAGGCAGGAGGAAT TGTGTGTTAGCCACATACGCCAGTATTGCTGCCATTATCCTCTTCTTTAAACTGAAGCCCAAGAAGCAGAAGGCCGTGAAATCAAGTTAA
- the LOC113043681 gene encoding RING finger protein 122: MQPFQWCNGCLCGLGLQHSDCDMSEEDIYRLPLNVYVIVLGIGMFIFMLSVIFCCYLFRLKQQSTREQYSYNEVVLKGAGKKLSLLGQPCAVCLEEFKTRDELGVCPCSHTFHKKCLLKWLEIRSVCPMCNKPIMRLHNADAPRGAEGLQDPEEV, from the exons ATGCAACCATTCCAATGGTGTAACG gctGCCTCTGTGGTCTAGGGCTGCAGCATTCAGACTGTGATATGTCAGAAGAAGACATCTACCGTCTGCCGCTCAATGTCTATGTCATTGTCCTGGGCATAGGCATGTTCATCTTCATGCTCAGTGTAATCTTCTGCTGCTATCTGTTCAG GTTGAAACAGCAGAGTACAAGGGAGCAGTACAGCTACAATGAG GTGGTGTTGAAAGGCGCTGGAAAGAAGCTGAGCCTGCTGGGA CAGCCCTGTGCCGTATGTCTAGAGGAATTCAAGACTAGAGACGAGCTGGGCGTGTGCCCGTGTTCACACACCTTCCATAAGAA GTGCCTGCTGAAATGGTTAGAGATCCGCAGCGTCTGCCCGATGTGCAATAAACCCATCATGCGTCTACACAACGCTGATGCCCCACGAGGAGCCGAGGGGCTGCAAGACCCAGAGGAGGTGTGA
- the LOC113067280 gene encoding calcium homeostasis modulator protein 1-like, which translates to MDKFRMMAQILQSNQESFMNGICGIMALASAQLYTSFEFNCPCIPEYNYSYGISMLVIPPIWFFLLGFVLNNNVSMLAEEWKRPMGQRRKDPAVMRYMCVSISQRSLIAPAVWISVTLMDGKSFLCAYSMDLDMSEFGKNVSGYGLSQEELLRTLAKIPCKHIYDGQHILSREAASRYINCISQAFGWLFLLIITIAAFLIRAIRPCFTQAAFLKTKYWSHYVDTERKVFDETCTEHAKGFARICIKQYFEGISGEIQSFQDNLHGDDSDDEGDKPATDEDKLMGVRRLDTMNKVLWDWHTCKPPLTLRKSGDASTGQNGDCSINASKNQNGNVCDKTDLNEGQNGFRCGYVNPGLEIGQSELGKEHNNASFSTEQNGLTNRHSNASTSQNGFMNGCVSSPGNTQRKAWAVYYSKV; encoded by the exons ATGGATAAGTTCCGTATGATGGCCCAGATTCTCCAGTCCAACCAAGAGTCTTTTATGAATGGTATTTGTGGCATCATGGCCCTGGCGAGTGCTCAGCTCTACACATCTTTTGAATTCAACTGTCCCTGTATCCCTGAATACAACTACTCGTATGGGATCAGTATGCTAGTTATTCCACCTATATGGTTCTTCCTTTTGGGTTTTGTACTAAACAACAATGTCTCGATGCTGGCGGAGGAGTGGAAACGGCCAATGGGACAGCGGAGGAAGGACCCTGCGGTCATGCGCTACATGTGTGTGTCCATATCCCAGCGATCGCTCATCGCGCCAGCCGTTTGGATCTCAGTGACTCTGATGGATGGTAAAAGCTTCCTGTGTGCCTACAGTATGGACCTGGATATGTCAGAATTTGGCAAGAATGTAAGTGGATACGGACTGTCTCAAGAGGAACTCTTACGAACACTGGCCAAAATACCATGCAAGCATATATATGATGGCCAGCACATCCTATCAAGAGAGGCCGCCTCCAGATACATAAATTGTATTTCACAG GCTTTTGGATGGTTGTTCTTGTTGATAATCACGATCGCTGCATTTCTGATCAGAGCCATTCGTCCCTGCTTCACTCAGGCCGCCTTTCTCAAAACCAAATACTGGTCCCACTATGTAGACACGGAGCGCAAGGTGTTTGATGAAACCTGCACAGAACATGCCAAAGGTTTCGCCAGGATCTGCATCAAGCAATACTTTGAAGGTATAAGCGGCGAGATTCAAAGCTTCCAGGATAATTTACATGGAGATGATAGCGATGATGAGGGCGATAAACCTGCTACAGATGAAGACAAACTGATGGGCGTTCGTCGACTGGACACCATGAACAAGGTGCTGTGGGACTGGCACACGTGTAAACCTCCGCTGACTCTGAGAAAGTCTGGCGATGCTAGCACCGGGCAAAATGGCGATTGTAGCATAAATGCTAGCAAAAATCAAAATGGAAATGTCTGTGATAAAACTGACCTTAACGAGGGCCAAAATGGCTTCAGATGCGGTTATGTGAATCCTGGCCTTGAAATTGGCCAGAGTGAATTGGGCAAGGAACACAACAATGCTAGCTTTAGCACTGAacaaaacggtttgacgaatagACATAGCAATGCTAGCACAAGCCAAAACGGATTCATGAATGGTTGTGTCTCTTCTCCCGGTAATACTCAAAGGAAAGCATGGGCAGTGTATTATAGCAAGGTCTGA